Part of the Arachis hypogaea cultivar Tifrunner chromosome 6, arahy.Tifrunner.gnm2.J5K5, whole genome shotgun sequence genome, GATGGAATTCCCAGTTGCTGCATCAAGAATCATTTGTTATAATTTTGCCAAGTCAACATTCGTTGATTTGTTTTCTATATTCAcgtatatgtaaatattcttttCACCATGTCATTAATTACCAAGTCAACATCTAGTCTTGATTACAAGAGTAACAGCAAAATTTAACTGCGGTGATTTGAGTAATTATGGTATAATTTGTCTGAAGTTTGTATCTTTGGGTTGTTCATTTACAGGCGTCCAAGGGCGTGATGTCTTGTGTAACCCAGGAAGTGAAGGATATTTACAACATTTTTGAACATGAATTCCTTCCTTCAGATCTTGCAGTAAAAGTGCAGCCCTTGTTGGCTAAAATATCAAAGTTAGGTGGTAAGCTTTCCACTGCTTCATCTGTCCCAGAAGTGCAGCTGTCTCAATACGTCCCTGCACTAGAAAAGTTAGCTACCTTGAGGTTGCTCCAGCAGGTgcaatttcatttttttctttttttttttcttgtgggAAGTAAATGTTTTAATTTGAGTTTGTTATACTAATGCACATTTTGGTCTTCTAGGTGTCTAATGTGTACCAGAGTATGAAGATTGAGACCTTATCTGGCATGATCCcattttttgatttttctgttgTGGAGAAGATTTCTGTTGATGCTGTTAAACAGAAGTTTCTTTCAATGAAAGTTGACCACATGAGAAATGTTGTAATTTTCTGCAAAATGGTATGTGCACCTTAGTATGGCCATGTTTCCTGGAATAGGGCTTTATGATGTAAGGGGATCACTTGTTAGAAGTTCCCCTGCTTGACATTACCAATAAATTTTATTGCATGTTATACTATGTCATATTCATACACATTCCTTTCGATCAATAATATATTTTGCTGAATTAGTTTacattataatttaaatgaaattagcGACGGTTAAATATATTCCTGTaggatttttaaaacttttgatgATCTATACTATGGTTGAGATGGGAAATGGTAATTGTTGGACAGTTTTTAGATGTTTATCAATATTGTTTCTTGCTCAATTTACACTTGCTTAcagagttttttttttcctccttttttaGAGTCTTGAGTCTGATGGCTTACGGGACCACTTGGCAAATTTTGCTGAGCATTTGAATAAGGCTAGACAGATGATTTATCCTGCTGAAAAAAAACCTTCGAAAATTGGAGCTTTGCTTCCAACTTTGTCCGAGGTTGTTGCCAAGGAACATAAACGACTTCTAGCTCGAAAATCTATTAttgagaagaggaaagaagaacaAGAGCGGCAGCTTCTGGAAATGGTATGATCATGTGATTTATCATATtcatgagtttatgtgtttttttgtGCTTACATTAACATCTATTCTTGAAGGAGCGTGAGGAAGAATCAAAGAGGTTAAGAGTGCAGAAAATGAACGAAGAGGCTGAAAAATTGAGAGTTGCAACTGAATTTGAGCAGAGGAAAAATGAGAGGCTCCGCCAAGAGATAGaggaaagagaaaaggaagaagctaAAGCTTTGTTTGAGGAAGctgagaaaaaatttaaaaacattaagGGGAAAAAGCCACTTATTGAGGGGGTAAGTTGAGGTTTGAGTGATTCCTTGTATTAAAGTGATTTGTTAGTATTAAAGATTTTGACAGTAAATCCTATCCTCTCTAGGATAAAATTACCAAGCAAGCCTTGATGGAATTGACGTTGAATGAACAACTCCGAGAAAGACAGGAAATGGAGAAAAAACTCCAAAAACTGGCAAAAACCATGGATTATTTGGAAAGGGCAAAAAGGGAAGAGGCTGCTCCCTTGATTCATGCTGCATATGTAAAGCGCCAAGAGGAAGAGAAGATTCTTCATGAGCATGAACAGCAGGTGTGTTGGATTCTCGTTtgctaaaattaaattcatgctTGTGTCATTACTCCTTCACCCCTTGGAAACATTTAAATTagtaggttttttttttaatgcacattagCTTCCACATGGCATTATCATtgtagttagttttagttttgcaTTGAATGGATTCAATGTTAATTTGATGCAGCAAGAGATTGAATTGAGTAGACAACGTCATGAAGGAGATCTCAAGGAGAAGGAGAGGCTTGCCAGAATGATTGGCAATAAAGTAAGTATTGTCAGCATCTGGGCTTTGCCCCTGTTCAATCGTCACCATCTTAAGCTGAtgcttttgttgttatttttctatGTAGGAGATATATCAAGAGAAAGTTGTTAGTCGACGCCAGGCTGAATTTGACAGATTGAGGAAGGAAACGGAGGAACGGATCTCTAGGATATTACAGTCCAGGAAACAGGACCGGGAAAGATTGAGGAAGTGGAAGTATTATCTGAATGTGGAAGAAGAGAGGCAGCAAAAGTTGCGCGAGGAGGAAGAAGCAAGGAAGCGCGAAGGTATGTACTTTTAACTCTGTCCTAGAACAGATTAAAGACTGAAGTCCAAACTTTTTGTGAATACTTTAGTAACGTTAAATTTTCAGGCAATTAAATGTCTGTATAGTTGCTACACCAAATTTAACTTTTTCCATGTGGTTGTTCTCCCTGGCATCAATATAACGGCTATTTGGTACCTCGTAGATGTTACCATCTCTTTTATGCAATTTCAAACGTCTCATCTTTACCAAACTTGTATTATTCTCATCCTACAGAGGCTGAGAGGCGAAGGAAGGAAGAGGCTGAACGATTAGCAAAATTGGAAGAGATAGCAGAGAAACAGAGACAAAGAGAGCGGGAactggaagaaaaggaaagacaaaGAAGAGAGGCATTGTTGGGAAGAGGTGCCGAGCCAGCTTCAAGGCCTACTGAGACTCCTGCACGCCCACTTGAGTCTGGATCTGCTGCTCCTGCTGCAGCTGCCGCTGCTGCTGCACCAGCCCCAGGGAAGTATGTCCCTAGGTTCCGCCGTGAGAAACCTGAGGGTGCAGCTGCTCCTCCTGAAACAGACCGCTGGAGTAACAGTAGCAGCCGGCCGGATGGTGACAGGTGGGGTCGTGGTGAAGATCGCAGATCAGCATTTGGTTCTGGTGTGGGTTCCAGGTCATCTTCAACCTGGTCATCCTCGAGGAACCCTCGTTAATCACCCTGTTCCCATCTGTTGAAAGCTGATCTCATTCTGGCCCTCAATGGAGGGTACAATGCATTGAGTTGCCTGATGTGCGGTTCTCATGACCTTGTCGAGCTCTTTTTGTACTCTTCCCAATTTGAGTTCTAGAATTTTTTTTGATACTTGGTTCGTAAAATGTGTTTTATCTCCTAATGCATTCGGCTTCTAGATTATGCAACAATATTCTATTTATGATCGAGCAGATTGGATATGGTACTCGGAATTTCAAGTCAGAAGTAATGCAGACTTAATTTTCGACGTGTTGGTACTATGATGTATATGTTTTGTTTAGCGTTCAGTTTAATATTGGAGCAAACTTGTTTGGATGTTTTTTTTTCCAACATGAATTTTACTTGAAGGAATATTTTGGTTGaaaattaattgtaaaatttattctctcaattgtcttttttaccctttttttgaCATATAgagtcatttttattttatttttcaactatttTTTTCACCTTCCTCCATCGATTTTTTTTACATGTaag contains:
- the LOC112806019 gene encoding eukaryotic translation initiation factor 3 subunit A yields the protein MTSFLKPENALKRAEELINVGQKQDALQTLHDLITSKRYRAWQKTLERIMFKYVELCVDMRKGRFAKDGLIQYRIICQQVNVSSLEEVIKHFMHLSTEKAEQARSQAQALEEALDVDDLEADKRPEDLMLSYVSGEKGKDRSDRELVTPWFKFLWETYRTVLEILRNNSKLETLYAMTAHRAFQFCKQYKRTTEFRRLCEIIRNHLANLNKYRDQRDRPDLSAPESLQLYLDTRFEQLKIATELELWQEAFRSVEDIHGLMCLVKKTPKPSLMVVYYAKLTEIFWIGSSHLYHAYAWFRLFLLQKSFNKNLSQKDLQLIASSVVLAALSVPPHDRTHGASHLELEHEKERNLRMSNLIGFNMETKPESREMLSRSSLLAELASKGVMSCVTQEVKDIYNIFEHEFLPSDLAVKVQPLLAKISKLGGKLSTASSVPEVQLSQYVPALEKLATLRLLQQVSNVYQSMKIETLSGMIPFFDFSVVEKISVDAVKQKFLSMKVDHMRNVVIFCKMSLESDGLRDHLANFAEHLNKARQMIYPAEKKPSKIGALLPTLSEVVAKEHKRLLARKSIIEKRKEEQERQLLEMEREEESKRLRVQKMNEEAEKLRVATEFEQRKNERLRQEIEEREKEEAKALFEEAEKKFKNIKGKKPLIEGDKITKQALMELTLNEQLRERQEMEKKLQKLAKTMDYLERAKREEAAPLIHAAYVKRQEEEKILHEHEQQQEIELSRQRHEGDLKEKERLARMIGNKEIYQEKVVSRRQAEFDRLRKETEERISRILQSRKQDRERLRKWKYYLNVEEERQQKLREEEEARKREEAERRRKEEAERLAKLEEIAEKQRQRERELEEKERQRREALLGRGAEPASRPTETPARPLESGSAAPAAAAAAAAPAPGKYVPRFRREKPEGAAAPPETDRWSNSSSRPDGDRWGRGEDRRSAFGSGVGSRSSSTWSSSRNPR